One window from the genome of Variovorax sp. PAMC26660 encodes:
- a CDS encoding sugar dehydrogenase complex small subunit, with product MSRDIPMKEGSATVPTGPTRRDVVLAAAAVAAQATFFGWPGIGDAQTSQAAGAAGAADPEAIGRFLAFSKAITGHDDIDPTTAARIHQAMQQGNAAFSGQSEVLARLVQPGMAPDALLTAATSAGVREAALAVVTAWYTGTVVAGSTTTVVAYEQALMYRPVADALTVPTYCNEGPMWWTAAPPEVGVPTPQEAARPSPTPPPVMRSQ from the coding sequence ATGTCACGCGACATCCCCATGAAGGAGGGTTCTGCCACGGTGCCCACCGGCCCCACGCGACGCGACGTGGTGCTGGCCGCGGCGGCAGTGGCCGCGCAGGCCACCTTCTTCGGATGGCCCGGCATCGGCGACGCGCAGACATCGCAGGCTGCTGGTGCAGCCGGCGCGGCCGACCCCGAAGCCATCGGCCGCTTCCTCGCATTCTCCAAGGCCATCACCGGCCACGACGACATCGACCCCACCACGGCAGCGCGCATCCACCAGGCCATGCAGCAAGGCAACGCCGCGTTCTCCGGGCAATCGGAGGTGCTTGCGCGCCTGGTGCAGCCCGGCATGGCGCCCGACGCGCTGCTCACGGCCGCCACCAGCGCGGGCGTGCGCGAGGCGGCGCTCGCCGTGGTCACGGCCTGGTACACCGGCACTGTTGTCGCGGGCTCGACCACCACCGTTGTCGCCTATGAGCAGGCGCTCATGTACCGCCCGGTGGCCGACGCGCTCACCGTGCCGACCTACTGCAATGAAGGCCCGATGTGGTGGACCGCCGCGCCGCCCGAAGTCGGCGTGCCGACGCCGCAAGAAGCGGCAAGGCCTTCGCCCACGCCGCCGCCCGTGATGCGCAGCCAGTAG